Proteins from one bacterium genomic window:
- a CDS encoding DUF2179 domain-containing protein, whose amino-acid sequence MWWDSFLFNWVILPLLIFIARVVDVSLGTMRIIFLARGGRKLTVVLSFFEILIWLMAIRQIFSHLNNPVCYLAYASGFATGSYVGIFIEHKLALGLRVIRIITHFEATNLIQSLREKDYGVTVIDGRGNMGPVKIIFTVIKRGDLPEVIGMIEHFNPKAFYSIEDVRAASEGVFPNHSPIFLKFIKLGDFKQ is encoded by the coding sequence ATGTGGTGGGATTCATTTTTATTCAATTGGGTTATTTTGCCACTGCTTATTTTTATAGCGCGGGTGGTTGATGTTTCTTTGGGCACGATGCGGATCATCTTTTTAGCCCGGGGGGGAAGAAAATTAACGGTCGTCTTAAGCTTCTTTGAAATCCTGATCTGGCTGATGGCCATCCGGCAGATATTTAGTCATTTAAATAATCCGGTATGCTATCTTGCCTATGCCAGCGGATTTGCCACCGGCTCCTATGTCGGTATATTTATTGAACATAAATTAGCCCTGGGACTGCGGGTAATACGTATTATCACTCATTTTGAGGCCACAAATTTAATTCAATCCCTAAGAGAAAAGGACTACGGGGTAACGGTAATCGACGGTAGAGGAAATATGGGGCCGGTGAAGATTATATTTACCGTGATAAAACGCGGGGATTTACCAGAAGTTATCGGTATGATTGAACACTTTAATCCCAAGGCCTTTTATTCTATCGAAGACGTGCGGGCCGCCTCAGAAGGGGTATTTCCCAATCACAGCCCCATCTTTTTAAAGTTCATTAAACTGGGAGATTTTAAGCAATGA